One segment of bacterium (Candidatus Blackallbacteria) CG13_big_fil_rev_8_21_14_2_50_49_14 DNA contains the following:
- a CDS encoding cation transporter: MHAHSDHAHHEHADPASTRLGIVFWLNLSFALIEIAGGLLLNSMAILADALHDFGDCLALGLAWYFQKLSGKKRDRLFSYGYKRFSLLAAVINGLILVGGSLLILRETVPRLWSEPTALNTPGIVGLAILGLSVNGFAVWRLRGGHSANEKVILLHLLEDVLGWAAVLGGGGLMYLTHWYWLDPLLAILIAFWISSNALRSLFHNLGILLQMIPSSVDLDELRAALLELPDIFSVHDLHSWSLDGEYNVLTLHVVQAQTLSPSESLQLKQKIRALARTHGIEHLTLEFETQNEACELEDC, from the coding sequence ATGCACGCCCATTCAGATCACGCCCACCACGAACATGCAGACCCGGCCAGCACCCGCCTGGGAATTGTTTTTTGGTTGAACCTGAGCTTTGCCCTGATTGAAATTGCTGGGGGCCTGCTGCTGAACAGCATGGCGATTCTCGCCGATGCCCTGCATGATTTTGGTGACTGTCTGGCCTTGGGCCTGGCCTGGTATTTTCAAAAACTTTCAGGTAAAAAACGCGACCGGCTCTTTAGTTATGGTTACAAACGCTTTTCGCTCCTGGCCGCTGTGATCAATGGCTTGATTTTGGTGGGAGGCTCCCTGCTGATTCTGCGAGAAACCGTACCACGACTCTGGAGTGAACCCACAGCCTTAAACACACCGGGTATCGTGGGACTTGCCATTTTAGGCCTGAGCGTCAATGGCTTTGCCGTCTGGCGTTTACGGGGAGGCCATTCGGCCAATGAAAAAGTCATTCTCCTGCATCTGCTCGAAGATGTCTTGGGTTGGGCTGCCGTTTTAGGGGGGGGAGGCCTGATGTACCTGACCCATTGGTATTGGCTGGATCCCCTGCTGGCTATCCTGATCGCCTTCTGGATCAGCAGCAATGCCCTGCGCAGCCTATTCCACAATTTGGGCATCCTCCTGCAGATGATTCCCAGCAGCGTCGATCTTGACGAGTTAAGAGCTGCCTTGCTTGAACTGCCAGATATCTTTTCAGTCCATGATCTGCACAGTTGGTCTTTGGACGGAGAATACAATGTCTTAACCCTGCATGTGGTTCAGGCTCAAACCCTCTCTCCCAGTGAAAGTCTTCAGCTCAAACAAAAAATTCGGGCCTTGGCACGCACACATGGCATTGAACATCTCACCCTCGAATTTGAAACACAAAATGAAGCCTGTGAACTTGAAGATTGTTGA
- a CDS encoding bifunctional ADP-dependent NAD(P)H-hydrate dehydratase/NAD(P)H-hydrate epimerase, which translates to MRIVSVETMQGLDQRTIQELGLPSLVLMERAALGVLTALREHFSPALQQVHILVGSGNNGGDGLALARMLQGQGIPVEIWIQEETSKRSPDNLKQLEIVKKLGLPVHPLEANPTWRTQLSEATLIIDSIFGVGLSRPISGIWAEVIQYLNQVPLPIVAIDIPSGIHGDSGVPLGDLALRAELTVTCGLPKWGLMMDPALDYTGQLEMVDIGIPPAYSAAVPGGHLLDLPLAASLAPPPRRRNSHKGSYGRLVIVAGSLGMSGAAVIATEAALKAGTGLVYTCVPASIQAQVAQQVPQALVVPLPDSDGFLGPESLEHLRTLLLRADAALLGPGLGFAPQTTELVQKLLCAMPCPLVLDADGLNHFAQTSQDFQSPTLITPHAGELGRLLQTSTAEIQANRLQALHQGANQFNCTHILKGARSLIGTPDGRCWVNTSGNPALARGGSGDILAGLLAGLLAQGYPPEAAALLGVYWHGLAADLAVTEWPEACVSIRELLTCLPKALARLQQI; encoded by the coding sequence ATGCGCATTGTCTCCGTAGAAACCATGCAAGGCCTCGATCAACGTACGATCCAGGAATTGGGCCTGCCTTCGCTTGTTTTAATGGAAAGAGCAGCCCTGGGCGTACTGACCGCCCTGCGTGAACACTTCAGCCCCGCCCTTCAGCAGGTGCATATTCTGGTCGGCAGTGGCAACAACGGCGGCGATGGTCTGGCCCTGGCACGCATGTTGCAAGGCCAGGGAATACCCGTTGAAATCTGGATTCAGGAAGAAACCAGCAAACGCAGCCCTGATAATTTAAAACAACTTGAGATCGTGAAAAAACTGGGCTTACCCGTGCACCCTCTGGAAGCGAATCCCACTTGGCGAACCCAGCTTTCAGAAGCAACGCTGATCATTGACAGTATTTTTGGCGTGGGGCTGAGCCGCCCGATCAGCGGGATTTGGGCCGAGGTCATTCAATATCTGAATCAGGTTCCGCTCCCGATCGTTGCGATTGATATCCCCTCTGGGATTCATGGTGACAGCGGTGTGCCCCTGGGCGATCTGGCCCTAAGGGCTGAACTGACCGTGACCTGTGGACTGCCCAAATGGGGCCTGATGATGGATCCCGCCCTGGATTATACGGGCCAGTTGGAAATGGTCGATATTGGCATTCCCCCAGCCTACAGTGCCGCCGTACCGGGTGGACATCTGCTCGACCTGCCCTTGGCAGCCAGTCTGGCTCCCCCTCCCCGTCGCCGAAATTCCCACAAAGGCAGCTATGGCCGTTTGGTCATCGTGGCGGGTTCTCTGGGCATGAGCGGTGCAGCCGTGATTGCCACAGAAGCGGCTCTCAAAGCAGGGACTGGGTTGGTCTATACCTGTGTACCGGCCTCCATTCAGGCCCAGGTCGCGCAACAGGTGCCACAGGCCCTGGTGGTTCCTCTGCCCGACTCAGACGGGTTTCTCGGCCCAGAGTCTCTGGAACACCTGCGCACACTTTTGCTGCGGGCAGACGCGGCTTTGCTGGGCCCGGGTCTGGGATTTGCTCCGCAAACGACCGAATTGGTGCAGAAACTGCTCTGTGCCATGCCCTGCCCCCTGGTCTTGGATGCCGATGGGCTCAACCATTTTGCCCAAACCAGCCAGGACTTCCAAAGCCCCACCCTGATCACACCCCATGCTGGCGAATTGGGACGGCTTCTGCAGACCTCTACAGCCGAAATTCAAGCCAACCGTTTGCAAGCCCTGCATCAGGGTGCGAACCAATTCAACTGCACGCATATCCTCAAAGGGGCACGCTCTTTGATTGGCACCCCCGATGGGCGCTGCTGGGTCAATACCAGTGGCAACCCAGCCCTGGCACGTGGAGGCAGCGGAGATATTCTGGCAGGTCTGCTGGCTGGCCTTTTGGCCCAGGGCTACCCGCCAGAAGCAGCCGCTTTACTGGGGGTCTACTGGCATGGTTTGGCGGCGGATCTGGCAGTGACAGAATGGCCTGAAGCCTGCGTATCGATTCGGGAACTTCTGACCTGTTTACCCAAAGCGTTGGCGCGCTTGCAGCAAATTTAA